A part of Crassostrea angulata isolate pt1a10 chromosome 5, ASM2561291v2, whole genome shotgun sequence genomic DNA contains:
- the LOC128185172 gene encoding uncharacterized protein LOC128185172 isoform X1 encodes MTNITCQLVANAIICNGTTYVEEEEKLTYLDEWFWIYLGIYVGLVLVAGLMSGLTMGLLSLDLMTLQIMKEGGTPKQQRQARKILPIVKRHHLLLVTLLLANAGAVEAMPIFLDRISSPVIAIVVSVTAVLIFGEVVPQAICTRFGLAIGATLAPLVYVLMGLLFVVTWPLSKLLDCVLGEDHGTFFRRAQLKVLVDLHGPNSQANLSHQQEEDDDEPLSIDEVLIIKGALDMKNKTVRDAMLPLGDVFMIDADSAMDKPTMSKILHQAHSRVPVYEHHEGNVVGLLLVKNYIMLNPEDRTPVRDLLNDCTRSLLYVYDDMPLFDLLNIFQTGKSHLAFVRKHTEIKDIDEGYEVEISPESQEIIGIITLEDVIEELIQEEIIDETDVYVDIHQRIQVARAKKARLSMLNRLHSQDPDRSNLPSASNAAGFHISELDDICMTKSKSQPALKKSPVKRALSGSVPEDSNMHPNNYDEGDRAPLLSTVVFT; translated from the exons ATGACAAATATTACATGCCAGTTGGTTGCCAATGCAATTATCTGCAATGGCACAACTTACGTGGAAGAAGAGGAGAAGCTGACGTACCTTGACGAGTGGTTCTGGATCTATCTCGGTATCTATGTCGGCCTTGTACTGGTTGCAG GACTGATGTCTGGGCTGACCATGGGTCTTCTCTCCCTGGACCTAATGACACTACAAATCATGAAGGAGGGAGGAACCCCCAAGCAACAGAGACAAGCAAGGAAGATCCTCCCCATCGTCAAACGCCATCACTTGCTCCTAGTCACCCTACTGCTGGCCAATGCTGGGGCTGTGGAGGCCATGCCTATATTCCTGGACAGGATCTCCTCTCCTGTGATAGCTATTGTCGTGTCTGTTACTGCTGTGTTAATATTTGGAGA AGTTGTTCCTCAGGCAATCTGTACAAGATTTGGATTGGCCATTGGAGCCACACTAGCACC GCTCGTCTATGTTCTGATGGGTCTGCTTTTTGTTGTGACCTGGCCATTGTCCAAGCTCTTGGACTGTGTGTTGGGAGAGGATCATGGGACATTTTTCCGACGGGCCCAGCTTAAAGTTCTTGTGGACTTGCACGGTCCCAATTCCCAAGCCAACCTCAGCCATCAACAGGAGGAGGATGATGATGAACCTCTGTCAATTGATGAGGTCTTAATCATAAAG gGTGCACTTGACATGAAGAACAAGACAGTGAGAGATGCCATGCTGCCTTTGGGTGATGTGTTCATGATTGATGCTGACTCAGCAATGGATAAACCTACCATGAGCAAG ATTCTGCATCAAGCCCACTCTCGTGTCCCTGTTTATGAGCACCATGAAGGCAATGTAGTGGGGTTACTGCTAGTCAAGAACTACATCATGTTGAACCCCGAGGACAGAACCCCTGTGCGGGATCTACTGAACGATTGCACCCGGAGCCTCCTTTATGTTTATGATGATATGCCTTTATTTGATTTACTGAATATATTTCAAACTGGAAAAA GTCACTTAGCCTTTGTGAGGAAACACACAGAGATAAAAGACATAGACGAAGGATATGAAGTGGAAATTTCCCCAGAATCTCAAGAG ATAATTGGTATAATAACATTGGAGGATGTGATAGAAGAGCTAATTCAAGAGGAGATAATCGATGAAACAGATGTCTATGTAGATATACACCAGAGAATTCAGGTGGCAAGAGCGAAGAAAGCAAGGCTATCT ATGTTAAATCGACTTCACTCTCAAGACCCTGATCGGAGTAATCTCCCTTCTGCCAGTAACGCAGCAGGCTTTCATATCTCTGAGTTAGATGATATT tgCATGACCAAAAGTAAATCCCAGCCGGCCCTGAAGAAATCTCCAGTGAAGCGGGCACTATCAGGCTCTGTCCCAGAGGACAGCAACATGCACCCCAACAACTATGATGAGGGGGACAGGGCCCCACTGTTGTCTACAGTTGTCTTCACTTGA
- the LOC128185172 gene encoding uncharacterized protein LOC128185172 isoform X2, protein MTNITCQLVANAIICNGTTYVEEEEKLTYLDEWFWIYLGIYVGLVLVAGLMSGLTMGLLSLDLMTLQIMKEGGTPKQQRQARKILPIVKRHHLLLVTLLLANAGAVEAMPIFLDRISSPVIAIVVSVTAVLIFGEVVPQAICTRFGLAIGATLAPLVYVLMGLLFVVTWPLSKLLDCVLGEDHGTFFRRAQLKVLVDLHGPNSQANLSHQQEEDDDEPLSIDEVLIIKGALDMKNKTVRDAMLPLGDVFMIDADSAMDKPTMSKILHQAHSRVPVYEHHEGNVVGLLLVKNYIMLNPEDRTPVRDLLNDCTRSLLYVYDDMPLFDLLNIFQTGKSHLAFVRKHTEIKDIDEGYEVEISPESQEIIGIITLEDVIEELIQEEIIDETDVYVDIHQRIQVARAKKARLSCMTKSKSQPALKKSPVKRALSGSVPEDSNMHPNNYDEGDRAPLLSTVVFT, encoded by the exons ATGACAAATATTACATGCCAGTTGGTTGCCAATGCAATTATCTGCAATGGCACAACTTACGTGGAAGAAGAGGAGAAGCTGACGTACCTTGACGAGTGGTTCTGGATCTATCTCGGTATCTATGTCGGCCTTGTACTGGTTGCAG GACTGATGTCTGGGCTGACCATGGGTCTTCTCTCCCTGGACCTAATGACACTACAAATCATGAAGGAGGGAGGAACCCCCAAGCAACAGAGACAAGCAAGGAAGATCCTCCCCATCGTCAAACGCCATCACTTGCTCCTAGTCACCCTACTGCTGGCCAATGCTGGGGCTGTGGAGGCCATGCCTATATTCCTGGACAGGATCTCCTCTCCTGTGATAGCTATTGTCGTGTCTGTTACTGCTGTGTTAATATTTGGAGA AGTTGTTCCTCAGGCAATCTGTACAAGATTTGGATTGGCCATTGGAGCCACACTAGCACC GCTCGTCTATGTTCTGATGGGTCTGCTTTTTGTTGTGACCTGGCCATTGTCCAAGCTCTTGGACTGTGTGTTGGGAGAGGATCATGGGACATTTTTCCGACGGGCCCAGCTTAAAGTTCTTGTGGACTTGCACGGTCCCAATTCCCAAGCCAACCTCAGCCATCAACAGGAGGAGGATGATGATGAACCTCTGTCAATTGATGAGGTCTTAATCATAAAG gGTGCACTTGACATGAAGAACAAGACAGTGAGAGATGCCATGCTGCCTTTGGGTGATGTGTTCATGATTGATGCTGACTCAGCAATGGATAAACCTACCATGAGCAAG ATTCTGCATCAAGCCCACTCTCGTGTCCCTGTTTATGAGCACCATGAAGGCAATGTAGTGGGGTTACTGCTAGTCAAGAACTACATCATGTTGAACCCCGAGGACAGAACCCCTGTGCGGGATCTACTGAACGATTGCACCCGGAGCCTCCTTTATGTTTATGATGATATGCCTTTATTTGATTTACTGAATATATTTCAAACTGGAAAAA GTCACTTAGCCTTTGTGAGGAAACACACAGAGATAAAAGACATAGACGAAGGATATGAAGTGGAAATTTCCCCAGAATCTCAAGAG ATAATTGGTATAATAACATTGGAGGATGTGATAGAAGAGCTAATTCAAGAGGAGATAATCGATGAAACAGATGTCTATGTAGATATACACCAGAGAATTCAGGTGGCAAGAGCGAAGAAAGCAAGGCTATCT tgCATGACCAAAAGTAAATCCCAGCCGGCCCTGAAGAAATCTCCAGTGAAGCGGGCACTATCAGGCTCTGTCCCAGAGGACAGCAACATGCACCCCAACAACTATGATGAGGGGGACAGGGCCCCACTGTTGTCTACAGTTGTCTTCACTTGA